In one Brevibacterium sp. CBA3109 genomic region, the following are encoded:
- a CDS encoding quinone oxidoreductase yields MTQAIQAMRAGGPEVLEFNEVDTPQPGPGEVLVNVEAAGVNFIDTYRRSGTYPMSYPHIVGSEGTGHIAEVGEGVESFSAGDRVAWHEGPGSYATQVVVKTDNLLRVPEGVSTEVAAAMPLQGLTAQYLATSSHEIKPGHTALVHAGAGGVGLLLTQIIKHLGGNVISTVSTEEKAELARKAGADEVFLYGEGVDITAKVKELTDGEGVEVAYDGVGKTTFDASLASLKPLGSMVLFGGASGQVPPFDIQRLNSSGGIFLSRPSLAWFVRSSEELAKRSAMLFNGIEHGWLNFRVGATFPLAEAADAHRALEGRETTGKVVLTV; encoded by the coding sequence ATGACCCAGGCTATTCAGGCGATGCGAGCAGGTGGACCCGAGGTTCTCGAGTTCAATGAGGTCGATACTCCTCAGCCCGGTCCTGGCGAGGTCCTCGTCAACGTCGAGGCCGCGGGCGTGAACTTCATCGACACCTACCGTCGTTCCGGCACGTACCCGATGAGCTACCCGCACATCGTCGGGTCTGAGGGCACCGGTCATATCGCCGAGGTGGGCGAAGGTGTCGAGAGCTTCTCCGCCGGCGATCGCGTCGCCTGGCACGAAGGTCCGGGTTCGTATGCGACCCAGGTCGTCGTCAAAACCGACAACCTGTTGCGCGTGCCCGAGGGCGTGAGCACCGAGGTCGCCGCCGCAATGCCGCTGCAGGGTCTGACCGCGCAATACCTGGCCACGAGCTCGCATGAGATTAAGCCCGGCCATACTGCTCTGGTCCATGCCGGTGCCGGTGGTGTCGGATTGCTACTCACCCAGATCATCAAGCACTTGGGCGGCAACGTCATCTCGACAGTGAGCACCGAGGAGAAGGCTGAGCTGGCGCGCAAGGCCGGCGCCGACGAGGTCTTCCTCTACGGCGAAGGCGTCGACATCACCGCGAAGGTCAAGGAGCTCACCGACGGCGAGGGTGTCGAGGTTGCCTACGACGGCGTCGGCAAGACCACCTTCGATGCCTCGCTCGCGTCGCTTAAGCCACTCGGTTCGATGGTGCTCTTCGGCGGAGCGTCAGGCCAGGTGCCGCCGTTTGATATTCAGCGGCTGAATTCGTCCGGCGGCATCTTCCTGTCGCGGCCTTCGCTGGCTTGGTTCGTGCGTTCATCGGAGGAGTTGGCTAAGCGCTCAGCGATGCTCTTCAACGGGATTGAACACGGCTGGCTGAATTTCCGCGTGGGCGCCACGTTCCCGCTGGCTGAGGCTGCGGATGCTCATCGGGCTCTGGAGGGGCGAGAGACGACTGGCAAGGTTGTGCTGACAGTGTGA
- the argC gene encoding N-acetyl-gamma-glutamyl-phosphate reductase, which translates to MNDLTVAVSGATGYAGGEVLRLLSTHPHLNVTTVCGHSSVGETLGRHQPHLARYSDFVVKESTAEVLAGHDVVILALPHGQSGAIAAELEQSSPETLIVDLAADHRLISAAAWEKFYGSTHQGTWTYGLPELLTAGGTKQRDALKDTKRIAVPGCNVTAVTLGLAPLVQAGLAAPAGLNAVLANGVSGAGKALKPHLTAAEVLGDASPYGTGGTHRHVPEIEQNLNGVLGTDAAEGPTRISFTPTLVPMSRGILATITAVPGESAPRTAEGLLDAAALKDELGQAFAQAYAEEPFVRVLPEGQWPRTSSTTGSNLAHIQFTVDERAERILVVVALDNLVRGTAGQALQSIHLALGLDETTALPLEGVAP; encoded by the coding sequence ATGAATGATCTTACGGTTGCCGTCTCCGGTGCTACCGGATACGCCGGGGGAGAGGTCCTCCGGCTGCTGAGCACTCACCCTCATCTCAACGTCACCACGGTGTGCGGACATTCCTCCGTGGGCGAGACGCTCGGCCGACATCAACCCCATCTTGCCCGATATTCCGACTTCGTTGTCAAGGAGTCCACCGCCGAGGTGCTCGCCGGCCACGACGTCGTCATCCTCGCCCTCCCGCACGGTCAGTCCGGAGCAATCGCCGCCGAGCTCGAGCAGTCGAGTCCCGAGACGCTCATCGTCGACCTTGCCGCCGACCACCGTCTCATCAGCGCCGCCGCCTGGGAGAAGTTCTACGGCTCGACTCACCAGGGCACCTGGACCTACGGGCTGCCCGAACTGCTCACCGCCGGCGGCACCAAGCAGCGCGACGCACTCAAGGACACGAAGCGCATCGCCGTGCCCGGCTGCAACGTCACCGCCGTGACCCTCGGGCTCGCCCCGCTCGTTCAGGCCGGGCTCGCCGCACCTGCTGGGCTCAACGCAGTCCTGGCCAACGGCGTCTCCGGAGCCGGCAAGGCGCTCAAGCCGCATCTGACCGCGGCCGAGGTCCTCGGCGATGCGAGCCCCTATGGCACTGGCGGCACCCACCGGCACGTGCCCGAGATCGAACAGAACCTCAACGGCGTCCTCGGCACCGACGCCGCCGAAGGGCCGACCCGCATCTCCTTCACCCCGACACTCGTGCCCATGTCCCGCGGAATCCTCGCCACCATCACCGCCGTGCCGGGGGAGTCTGCACCGAGAACCGCCGAGGGCCTCCTCGACGCAGCGGCACTGAAGGACGAGTTGGGCCAGGCCTTCGCACAGGCCTACGCCGAGGAGCCCTTCGTTCGCGTCCTGCCCGAAGGCCAGTGGCCGCGCACCTCGTCGACCACCGGATCGAACCTCGCGCACATCCAGTTCACCGTTGATGAACGCGCGGAGAGAATTCTCGTGGTTGTGGCCTTGGACAACCTTGTCCGCGGCACCGCCGGCCAAGCCCTCCAATCCATCCACCTGGCCCTTGGTCTCGACGAGACCACCGCGCTTCCGCTTGAAGGAGTCGCCCCATGA